The Fulvivirga ligni genome window below encodes:
- the rpsO gene encoding 30S ribosomal protein S15 yields MYLPSEKKQELFENHGRLKSKTDTGSPEAQIALFTYRITHLTEHMKKNKKDYSTQQGLLKLVGKRRKLLNFLHKTDITRYRAVLADLNLRK; encoded by the coding sequence ATGTATTTACCAAGCGAGAAGAAACAAGAGTTGTTTGAAAATCATGGTCGGTTAAAGTCAAAAACTGATACTGGTTCTCCAGAAGCTCAGATTGCACTTTTTACCTACAGGATTACTCATCTAACTGAACACATGAAGAAAAACAAGAAAGACTACTCTACACAGCAGGGTCTTTTGAAGTTAGTAGGTAAGAGAAGAAAATTATTGAACTTCTTACACAAAACAGATATTACAAGGTACAGAGCAGTACTTGCCGATCTGAACTTAAGAAAGTAA
- a CDS encoding LptF/LptG family permease — translation MKKIDKVILTSFLGPFILTFLVVVFILLTQHMLKYFDDIVGKDLGGDVLGQLFFYFAVFMTPTAIPLAVLLSSLMTFGNLGEHFELTAIKSAGISLLRALLPIFVFVLGLTVLAFYSNNYFVPKAALEAYSLLYDIKQKKPALELKEGAFYNGIPNFSIKVNKKYEDGKTIEDVMIYDHRGKNGNKNVILADSGLMYTVHNDQYLKLELFRGNEYAEGSSDTEGGMKSNKETFRRAQFGRSEFVLDLSSFNLDRTDKDLFKSNRIMRNLSELVTDVDSVENNILEKKLQVYAEAPYSFYYHMRDSAVAMPKYLREFKVYSDSVQKVEQELAMLEANRRDSINRAESEVHENTSEKMVRLEKEKMAQREKDLTKKTSSKSSSDKKPEKIKPVVKKNTKVSPKATEQVAKKNDSKNVITKDKLAKAKQEKELIINNKVETAIQEIKSDSVEQDSVITKEAIVNQLMAKELSRDDRDSDGILETALNMVRQTKSKIQANNTRIERLNYEKNVYEIQWHKILANSAACIIMFLIGAPLGSIIKRGGLGFPVLISIFFFIVYYVMSMVGEKWAKQDIIDPVYGLWAANAILLPIGLFFLRQARNDARLFDADFYNVAIDKVKNWYSKFKK, via the coding sequence ATGAAGAAGATCGATAAAGTAATACTTACCTCATTTCTGGGGCCTTTTATACTTACATTTTTAGTAGTTGTTTTCATTCTACTAACCCAGCATATGCTCAAATATTTCGATGATATTGTGGGCAAAGACCTGGGAGGAGACGTATTAGGACAGCTATTTTTCTATTTTGCGGTGTTCATGACACCTACGGCCATCCCTCTGGCTGTCTTGCTATCGTCTCTCATGACCTTTGGTAATCTCGGTGAACATTTTGAGCTTACTGCCATCAAAAGTGCAGGTATTTCTTTGTTAAGAGCACTTCTTCCAATATTTGTTTTTGTATTAGGACTCACCGTATTAGCCTTTTATTCCAATAATTACTTTGTGCCTAAAGCAGCCCTAGAAGCATATAGTCTTCTTTATGATATCAAACAGAAAAAGCCAGCACTAGAGCTTAAAGAGGGAGCTTTTTATAACGGAATACCGAATTTTAGCATCAAGGTAAATAAGAAATACGAAGACGGTAAAACCATTGAAGATGTGATGATCTATGATCATAGAGGTAAAAATGGTAATAAGAACGTGATCCTGGCAGATTCAGGTTTAATGTATACCGTGCACAATGATCAGTACTTGAAGCTGGAGCTCTTTAGAGGAAACGAATACGCAGAAGGTAGCAGTGATACTGAAGGTGGGATGAAATCCAATAAGGAAACCTTTAGGAGGGCTCAATTCGGTCGTAGTGAATTTGTGCTGGATCTTTCAAGCTTTAATCTGGATAGAACGGATAAAGACCTTTTCAAGAGTAACAGGATAATGAGAAATCTCTCTGAGCTAGTTACTGATGTAGACTCGGTAGAGAATAACATCCTGGAGAAGAAACTACAAGTATATGCGGAAGCACCTTACTCTTTCTACTACCACATGAGAGATAGTGCAGTAGCAATGCCTAAATACTTGAGAGAGTTTAAGGTGTATTCAGATTCTGTACAGAAAGTAGAGCAGGAGTTAGCCATGTTAGAAGCTAATCGTAGAGATAGTATTAACAGGGCGGAGAGTGAGGTCCATGAAAATACCTCCGAAAAAATGGTAAGGCTTGAAAAAGAGAAGATGGCCCAGAGAGAGAAAGACCTTACTAAGAAAACTTCAAGCAAATCCAGCTCTGACAAAAAGCCTGAGAAGATAAAACCTGTAGTGAAAAAGAATACTAAAGTCTCTCCTAAGGCTACTGAGCAGGTGGCAAAGAAAAATGATTCTAAAAATGTAATTACCAAGGATAAGCTAGCGAAGGCAAAGCAGGAAAAAGAGCTTATCATTAACAATAAAGTAGAGACAGCTATACAGGAGATAAAGTCAGATTCTGTAGAGCAAGATTCAGTGATCACCAAAGAAGCCATTGTAAATCAATTGATGGCTAAAGAATTAAGCCGTGATGATAGAGACTCTGATGGTATTCTGGAAACAGCATTGAATATGGTGAGACAAACCAAAAGTAAGATTCAAGCTAACAATACTAGAATTGAGCGTCTTAACTATGAGAAGAATGTATATGAAATTCAGTGGCATAAGATATTAGCTAATTCTGCGGCATGTATTATCATGTTCTTAATAGGAGCACCTTTGGGTTCTATTATTAAAAGAGGTGGACTTGGCTTCCCTGTACTTATATCTATTTTCTTCTTTATAGTTTATTATGTAATGAGTATGGTAGGAGAGAAGTGGGCCAAGCAAGATATCATCGATCCTGTTTATGGCTTGTGGGCGGCAAATGCCATTTTGCTGCCAATAGGACTCTTCTTTTTAAGACAAGCGCGAAATGATGCCAGACTGTTTGATGCCGACTTCTATAATGTGGCTATCGACAAAGTGAAGAACTGGTATAGCAAGTTTAAAAAATAG